The window GAAGAAGCCTCAAATGTATCAAATGCTCAATTGAATCTGGCAACTCTATTATACTGCCCCCATATAACTTTAACACACGTAagcttttaaaatttgataatgtgCTGCCAAAGTCAGCATAATCTGAAACTAAGCTGCGCAATTTTGTGAAACCATCTCCAATAAATGAAATTCTTTGTGTTGTTTGGCCAACAAAGCGGATAAATAAACATTGTGCATTGCCAACATCATCCATTGAAGCTCCCTCCAAAATTagagttttagattttagaattgAGAGTGCAAAATCATGTACCAAATCATGCATCTTGCAGCTGATAATGTTACCATACTCATCCTTTCTAGCATCTTGGAAAAAGGAAGTTACCAACAAGATATTGAAATACAAGTTACCAATATCCTCCATCATCATACAACTTCCTTTAGATGATTCAAGGAACCCTTCAGCCATCCAACGTTGAATAACATCGTCCTTTCTGATGTTATAATCTTGAAAATTTGCACAATATGCAAAACATTGTTTTAAAGATGGTGTTGGAAGATTATCAAAGCTTAACCTCAATATCCGGAAGAATCTATCAGTATCATCATCCAATGAatcccaaattttattattttgaattgataACCATTCACTtttatcatatttaaagcaCATTATTCCTCCCAAAACTTTTGCAGCCAATGGAAACCCTTCACTTCTTTTAGCAATCTCTCTTCCAATAGACTCCAAATCTCTAGTTcgagtaatttttttatttgcaaatGCTCTTTTTTCAAATATGGACCAACATTCATCTTTTGATAATTGTTCCAGATAATGTTGGCATTGTGGTGTCCCTATGAGATTTGCGACTTTATCACTACAGGTTGTTACAATAATATTATTTCCCGTCATTGAATTAAAACTAAGCAAGTTACTCCTTAATTTACTCCATTCCTCATGATCATCAATCCACACATCATCAAGTACAAGAAGATATTTATTCCCACACAATTTTATTTGAAGTCTACTAAGAATTTCATCTACACTTCGGAGATAGTACCAGTATGAAAGATGATCATTTCCATCAATAGATTGAAGAATCTCACGTAAAATCCTCTTACGATTAAAATTCTTAGTGACACATGCCCATGCTAGTACATCAAAATGTTTCCTTATTAATTCATTGTTATAAACTTCTTTTGCTAAAGTTGTCTTTCCAAGACCTGCCATACCCACTATAGGAAGAACGGAGATACATTGATTGCTTGCATTAGTCAACATGTTCACTATTTTTGAGACATCATATCCTCTCCCTACAATTTCTAAATCATTGAGGTTGGAGTCTACCTCTCTATCCAGGCTAATCTTGGGGATTGTATCCATAGACCCCACTCTAAGACCATTCTTAATTGTATCCAATTCCAATAATCGATCGATGATGGTCTTCATTTTGTTTTCGACACTTTCCATTATTTGGTTTTGAGATTGTACCTCTTGCTTAAGAATCTCAAACTCATCTAGCACATCGTCAGCATCATAAACTACCTCTCTAAACTCCGCTAACCTATTCCTCATAGGTTCATCAGTTATTTGCCATTTCTCAGTGTCTTGTAACAcaacttgaatcttggataaTGAGACAAGAAGCTCTATTAGCTTCTCCTTGTCACCCAATCCAGAACCAATATGATCAATAACAAGTGATCTCACCTTGGCTAATAGTCCTTCCACTGCAACACTAAGGTCGATTTCAGTGCTATATTCTTCATTACTCTGcacaaaagaaaatagtataaaaattgtTTGCCAAAGTGTAAGGGTATGGTTTTGTAAGAAATAAACAATTATGTTTTGAGTTAAAGCTATAGATAATCAACTGTGTGACAATTTTTTGATATTGGATTTGAAGAATTTTTACTCTGCTTAGCATTGCCTGAAGTGGATGTCGTCTTAAGCTTTTTGTTAGGCCCCTTAATCTCTAGATAAGCTTTTGCATGAACATTATTCAGTCATTTTGTACAAATATCGATATCAAGGCCTTTAACTTTTGTCAAGTATAATTTAATTCTTGAAGCTCCCCTAGGAAATTTATGTTCACAAAACTTACATATGAAATAaccatcttcttcctttgtgTACTCCTGAAATTGATCTTTCTTTCTACTTGTATTTCTTTCTCcttgaatataaataaataaagaacataATATCATGAATGAATATATGCTCTTGTCTTATACCATTtactaacttttattatttaatattttaagatcTCATTATTGGATTACAGATTCTCTTTattcttaatatacatgtcaaattcaagttatttaaaaagtcaataacccttttcctttttttttttctttttttatttaataattcgatagttacaataGGTAAGGGAagatttgaattcaaaatgtcATGAACATACCAAGAAGTGCcaattagttgagttataaagcTCTTGACATCAATAATATCCCCCTTTCATTAGAGTTGAACTTAATGATAGTAGTTtggaaacttgattttttttttttttttatttaacagaaaatacattaaataatgtttctttaaaaaaatagatattctAAAGAGGACAACCAATTTGGGATGAATGAGTCTAATGACGAGAATACATGGACTTCAGTGGCTGACAATAAGTTCTTTAAAAAATCTACAAAGTTGGGGAAAAAAACGTTAAgctgtttcttaaaaaaaaaaaaaaaaaaaaaagagagagagagttgaaaatgaaagaatgaaaaaggtGACAATTGTGGGTAAATAGATAAagccaatgttttttttttgggggggctGAAAAGTATAATTAAGGTCAACAAATGTCTCACTTAATGTGAAGGTCTGAGAACCTCAGAGGATGAACTTGACTAGTCTATAACGTAGTGTAGAGTACAATTTTGTTAGAAATGAACAGTTAGTACTGAATACAAATCTTTTATCTTATTTAAGTTATATTATACATAACATACTCATTTAAGTAATGTGGGACGACTACCTTCTTCTCCTCCTCTCTCCCCTTAAATTtcagaaacaaacacacacattcCCTCTTCcctatgtgtgtttgtttccacataaaaaaaaaaaaaaaaaaaaaaatgcaacaacaacaacaccaagCCAAAACTCTTGTAACTCATTGGCATAATACTCTtgtttattatgaaaaattggATTCAAATCCTCTTTCCCCACTCTTATAAATATCAAGttatagaaataaataaataaagtaataatgctaagaattttgtagtttaatGACAATACACTTCTCCAATGGAAGAGAGCATGAGTTCAAACTCCTCTTCCCCACTtgttgcaagaaaaaaaattcattaaataataagaaaatttattataatgttttatttgatccaaacaattaaaatcaataattgaaaatattatcaCAAGTTCATAGCCAAGATTAAGATGAAAtataatctaaaaataaaaatttacatctTTACTCACCTTTTCAAACACTCTGCTTAATGTGACATCCTTTGATATTGAAGTTGAGTTGATTTCCCTCCCTTTATCTCTGTTTGAAGTTGATGCACCCTTAAGTTTTTTGTTAGGTTCTCCAACTATTAGAGCAGCCTTCTCTTGGACCTCTTTAAACACTTTCGTACAAATATCAATATCGTGACCTTTAACTCCAGCCAAGTGACATTTAATTCTTGAAGCACCCCCCGCAAAATCACGTTCACAAAACTTACATTTAAAACGACCTTTTAGATCTTCAGCATACTCCCAAAATCGATCTCTTTTTCGAACCATATTTCTTTTCCCTTACAATAAATGCATAAAGAATTTAAtattagaataataaaaaattgatagtaaAAATGAATATGtagaataataaaattaatttaaataaaatagatctatagaataaaaaaataagctcTGTTCTAAtatgtttaaaaatattatataattattttatgatgtCTATCAAAATCACCCTCAAGTTTTTTGCTACGCCCTCTAATGGCTAGATATATATCAccatcaataaaatatttagccAAGAACAATATGTCCATCAAATGAATATGTCCATCAAACTTTTCCCCTTATTTTGTTTACTgtgttaaattgttaataaactataatatttagccaagaaaatataaatctaTAGCATCAAAGACATGTCAGAGTGCACTTAGTCACTTGCTCTATTAGTTCACAAACAGGTAGATGCAGCAAATAGAcgcagagagaaagagaagaggtAAAGTCTGAGAACAATGGCAATATATTATAACGTGTTTTATATCACTCGCCGAAAGAAGATGGTTTTTTGGCTTCGATGTGTCGGGTATATACATGGGATGAGATTGTgatatatgtacatatatataagaACTTAGTGAAATGCCATAGAAGTTGAGCTTAACATGTTATATTACAtgcctttcttttttggattctaAGTAATTAATTTGGTTCCTATGTTGGAAATTTTAGAAGAGTTCCAACTAATTACTATGTCAATCTACAAAGACTCTGTTATCATAAGCCTCTACCAGTGTGTGATCGATCATCTGCCGCTGCCACCCAAAAAGGTATTTTAGCACAAACATAGCAGATGTTTACTTCTATGGATCAAAGTCTTAAACCATTGGAAGCATTAATCGGAGGCCCTATATGTTTCAAAAAGCTTCATGAGAATCTTTGGTTTTTCTCCAACCAACTCATCAATCATCACATGGAATGAGTTTATATTTATGcaaatgttttatttgtttatttatatcataattaatagattattatttcttttatgtgtCAAACTTCATTTGGAAAAGAATAAGaaagttttctcttttttttttaattttttttatcaatgatTGTTAAAGGTTTGAAACATGCAGGATAacaaatgttgaaaaaaaacgactaaaattttagttttttgtgtataaataaaaaatatataaaagggaaatattttattttattttttaagttgactacaaagtttcaagtatatatattcacaatagtttttaaaatattgcaatttgatattttatgaGTATATTaaccaaaatgttaaaattcacatatgTTGTATTTGAGATTTGTCAAGCTACTGAAAATCATTTCATGAGAATCATTAGTGgaatttgaaaaaacaaaaaacaaaatgaattatTCATGTATAAAAAACCTCTAACAggtaaataattataataaataattttttatttgcttacATATATCCCTTATTAATCTTattaatggtttttttattatttagattgGTTTCAAATACTCATATACATTTTATCctccctaaaataaaatcatggcTTCACCATTAATCATGTTCTCAATTGAACAAGGTTTATATACTAAACAACTTTAGATTCGATGAGATTTTCTAATTTCAACTACACAAAAAGGCATGACTTAGATGAGGCTCTAAAAAAATGAACCACATAACAATTCCATTTATATAGGTGTGCCACAGAGGGCGAAATATGTAATTTAGCCAACTAAATAAAGATTTGGAGTTCaaacttttagttttaattttaatgactTGAATATGGtagacttgaatttttttttccccctgttTGATATATAGATTTGGAATTATTGACGGTTAATTAAACTATTTATtcaagcaagaaaaaaaaaatggacaggAGGAAAGACATGTGAGAGTGCACTTACTGTAATAGCTTGAAAAGAAGTAGAGTAGATGCAATGAACGGAGTTCAGGAAGagcaagagaaagagaaagagaaagagagaaggtaATAATAGTCTGAAAAGAACAAGAGGAAGAGGAGAATAGAAGTAATAGAGCAATGTATAACTTTGCTAACATTTGCCTCCCATTTCTTCACTTATTGGAGGTCTTGGCCCACCACTTGAAGAAAGTTTGTATAGTCCAACAAAGATAGTACACGTATTGTGAAGAAACTTCCAGCAAAACTTTTATAAATCTTGCTTGTGTTTATCCTTgtactagtattatgcccgtgcgatgcacggcttagtaaaaaaacttatatataaattattattatttttgataatataatcaaatttaataacaaataaaatggtaaaaatatttttaaaattaagtacatggaaaatgtatattatgtaagtatttttttttttttgcaaaaaaaagatattataaaatattttaaaaaaattatggcaagttttaaatttctaaaagatcttagtattaaaattgtaatttgattatgtgtgtgtgtgtgtggcacTTAAAAATCTTTCCATTCTAATTATAGATAAATTTCTTGCATATAtggccaaaaaaaattccataaactacccaaaaaaaaatccataaattacaaaaaatgtaAGTATTTAGACtacaatataaatgtaaaattttatctatagaTTACCAATCATAACCACTTTAATGTTTCCATAATGGAGGAGATAATCTGTATAATCAATTAAGaacaccaaataaaaaaatagtatcaataattaagataaattgctgtaaggttgaatttattcaaccatctaattggctttattccgtgccaaatttgcttgtaattcagcatttagtaaccctgtatttaggtgggattgttgtaagggtagtgagtgagatagtgtgaagattgctcaagagtgtgcaagaaaacagagagtcgcggctgggactcgcgactggactcgcggcttcaacccgccagaatctgcacacgtgccaagcatgctggaagatgaacagtcatgctagctggagcactacaggacaaaacaggacaactggccatacggttaactcgcgactggaactcgcgacttagtcaagccgcgaggtcaagccgcgagccacccctgttttggaaaaacctgacgtttcgcattccactcctcttcagtataaatacccttttaacccacgattgaaagagagcttccagagagaattttgagagagaaaccctaaagaaaaaccagattgttttacccacaatctctaccttagagtctcatcaaaatccctcactctcttcctctccattgtcaaatccttgagaggcctttataccaaacctggttctcaccattatcatctctgtgagacagttgtttggagttctgggaagcagttaggaaggagccaatattcattggttgatgctacggtgtagtagcggaatccggaaagctagaaaagaaaaaggttcggcgcaacctcgttggagcaagaagcttggagggcttaggtgcattgggtagattaggcttggagggtctattgctgtccttgtatcccaactatattttctagtggattgattaccgcttggagggcggcggagaggtttttcgccgaggtcttcggtttcctcttcgataacatatctggtgttatcgctgtgtttgcatcttccttcctctct of the Quercus robur chromosome 10, dhQueRobu3.1, whole genome shotgun sequence genome contains:
- the LOC126701386 gene encoding putative disease resistance protein RGA4 isoform X5 — protein: MLAKLYIALLLLFSSSSCSFQTIITFSLSLSLSLALPELRSLHLLYFFSSYYRKRNMVRKRDRFWEYAEDLKGRFKCKFCERDFAGGASRIKCHLAGVKGHDIDICTKVFKEVQEKAALIVGEPNKKLKGASTSNRDKGREINSTSISKDVTLSRVFEKSNEEYSTEIDLSVAVEGLLAKVRSLVIDHIGSGLGDKEKLIELLVSLSKIQVVLQDTEKWQITDEPMRNRLAEFREVVYDADDVLDEFEILKQEVQSQNQIMESVENKMKTIIDRLLELDTIKNGLRVGSMDTIPKISLDREVDSNLNDLEIVGRGYDVSKIVNMLTNASNQCISVLPIVGMAGLGKTTLAKEVYNNELIRKHFDVLAWACVTKNFNRKRILREILQSIDGNDHLSYWYYLRSVDEILSRLQIKLCGNKYLLVLDDVWIDDHEEWSKLRSNLLSFNSMTGNNIIVTTCSDKVANLIGTPQCQHYLEQLSKDECWSIFEKRAFANKKITRTRDLESIGREIAKRSEGFPLAAKVLGGIMCFKYDKSEWLSIQNNKIWDSLDDDTDRFFRILRLSFDNLPTPSLKQCFAYCANFQDYNIRKDDVIQRWMAEGFLESSKGSCMMMEDIGNLYFNILLVTSFFQDARKDEYGNIISCKMHDLVHDFALSILKSKTLILEGASMDDVGNAQCLFIRFVGQTTQRISFIGDGFTKLRSLVSDYADFGSTLSNFKSLRVLKLYGGSIIELPDSIEHLIHLRLLHISHANIKTLPKSVTKLYKLQTLTIKKCFQFVGLPEELSNLINLRHIYIDKVPLRMPKNMGLLTCLQTLPIFVVGQDEGHSIEELGALKNLRGEIDIYNLGFVEDGEEAKSAKLKEKEIFKLGLYNYWDEEGYWDEEEEDYRDKDEKVLEGLQPHRNLKSLTIIGYGGKKFPSWVGLSLHHNLIEIKLGWIKNCEEVPTLGHLPCLRVLEIYGMEKVRCIGREFYSDESCKNTILFPALRILKLAEMEILEEWKDAKELTSAGEVLVFPCLEELTLRRCPKLRYLPDSLHTCTSLQKLVVNCADLKYLPGVPSSIIRRGIEDLATGSEYLENWDCLPSSSTSSIQPSLQSLMFFGPDTLLDQIQYFTALKILWIDENVNLVDLPEWLGNISSLQQLYLVYCLNLVHLPTKEAMQRLTQLKKLVIYGCHKFEHNERIKISLYPLNQLISKGKLPPLH
- the LOC126701386 gene encoding putative disease resistance protein RGA4 isoform X3, producing MLAKLYIALLLLFSSSSCSFQTIITFSLSLSLSLALPELRSLHLLYFFSSYYRKRNMVRKRDRFWEYAEDLKGRFKCKFCERDFAGGASRIKCHLAGVKGHDIDICTKVFKEVQEKAALIVGEPNKKLKGASTSNRDKGREINSTSISKDVTLSRVFEKSNEEYSTEIDLSVAVEGLLAKVRSLVIDHIGSGLGDKEKLIELLVSLSKIQVVLQDTEKWQITDEPMRNRLAEFREVVYDADDVLDEFEILKQEVQSQNQIMESVENKMKTIIDRLLELDTIKNGLRVGSMDTIPKISLDREVDSNLNDLEIVGRGYDVSKIVNMLTNASNQCISVLPIVGMAGLGKTTLAKEVYNNELIRKHFDVLAWACVTKNFNRKRILREILQSIDGNDHLSYWYYLRSVDEILSRLQIKLCGNKYLLVLDDVWIDDHEEWSKLRSNLLSFNSMTGNNIIVTTCSDKVANLIGTPQCQHYLEQLSKDECWSIFEKRAFANKKITRTRDLESIGREIAKRSEGFPLAAKVLGGIMCFKYDKSEWLSIQNNKIWDSLDDDTDRFFRILRLSFDNLPTPSLKQCFAYCANFQDYNIRKDDVIQRWMAEGFLESSKGSCMMMEDIGNLYFNILLVTSFFQDARKDEYGNIISCKMHDLVHDFALSILKSKTLILEGASMDDVGNAQCLFIRFVGQTTQRISFIGDGFTKLRSLVSDYADFGSTLSNFKSLRVLKLYGGSIIELPDSIEHLIHLRLLHISHANIKTLPKSVTKLYKLQTLTIKKCFQFVGLPEELSNLINLRHIYIDKVPLRMPKNMGLLTCLQTLPIFVVGQDEGHSIEELGALKNLRGEIDIYNLGFVEDGEEAKSAKLKEKEIFKLGLYNYWDEEGYWDEEEEDYRDKDEKVLEGLQPHRNLKSLTIIGYGGKKFPSWVGLSLHHNLIEIKLGWIKNCEEVPTLGHLPCLRVLEIYGMEKVRCIGREFYSDESCKNTILFPALRILKLAEMEILEEWKDAKELTSAGEVLVFPCLEELTLRRCPKLRYLPDSLHTCTSLQKLVVNCADLKYLPGVPSSIIRRGIEDLATGSEYLENWDCLPSSSTSSIQPSLQSLMFFGPDTLLDQIQYFTALKILWIDENVNLVDLPEWLGNISSLQQLYLVYCLNLVHLPTKEAMQRLTQLKKLVICGCPKFEHNERIKISHVPWVEINSPRWPYCKEFRG
- the LOC126701386 gene encoding putative disease resistance protein RGA4 isoform X1; the encoded protein is MLAKLYIALLLLFSSSSCSFQTIITFSLSLSLSLALPELRSLHLLYFFSSYYRKRNMVRKRDRFWEYAEDLKGRFKCKFCERDFAGGASRIKCHLAGVKGHDIDICTKVFKEVQEKAALIVGEPNKKLKGASTSNRDKGREINSTSISKDVTLSRVFEKSNEEYSTEIDLSVAVEGLLAKVRSLVIDHIGSGLGDKEKLIELLVSLSKIQVVLQDTEKWQITDEPMRNRLAEFREVVYDADDVLDEFEILKQEVQSQNQIMESVENKMKTIIDRLLELDTIKNGLRVGSMDTIPKISLDREVDSNLNDLEIVGRGYDVSKIVNMLTNASNQCISVLPIVGMAGLGKTTLAKEVYNNELIRKHFDVLAWACVTKNFNRKRILREILQSIDGNDHLSYWYYLRSVDEILSRLQIKLCGNKYLLVLDDVWIDDHEEWSKLRSNLLSFNSMTGNNIIVTTCSDKVANLIGTPQCQHYLEQLSKDECWSIFEKRAFANKKITRTRDLESIGREIAKRSEGFPLAAKVLGGIMCFKYDKSEWLSIQNNKIWDSLDDDTDRFFRILRLSFDNLPTPSLKQCFAYCANFQDYNIRKDDVIQRWMAEGFLESSKGSCMMMEDIGNLYFNILLVTSFFQDARKDEYGNIISCKMHDLVHDFALSILKSKTLILEGASMDDVGNAQCLFIRFVGQTTQRISFIGDGFTKLRSLVSDYADFGSTLSNFKSLRVLKLYGGSIIELPDSIEHLIHLRLLHISHANIKTLPKSVTKLYKLQTLTIKKCFQFVGLPEELSNLINLRHIYIDKVPLRMPKNMGLLTCLQTLPIFVVGQDEGHSIEELGALKNLRGEIDIYNLGFVEDGEEAKSAKLKEKEIFKLGLYNYWDEEGYWDEEEEDYRDKDEKVLEGLQPHRNLKSLTIIGYGGKKFPSWVGLSLHHNLIEIKLGWIKNCEEVPTLGHLPCLRVLEIYGMEKVRCIGREFYSDESCKNTILFPALRILKLAEMEILEEWKDAKELTSAGEVLVFPCLEELTLFDCPKLRYLPDSLNTCTSLQKLEVGWTGLRYLPGVPSYIIRRGIEDLPTGSEYLENWDCLPSSSSSSIQLALQSLKFTGPDTLLGQIQYFTALKILWIGDYYEMVDLPEWLGNISSLQQLYLVNCPYLVHLPTKEAMQRLTQLKKLVICGCPKFEHNERIKISHVPWVEINSPRWPYCKEFRG
- the LOC126701386 gene encoding putative disease resistance protein RGA4 isoform X4 — translated: MLAKLYIALLLLFSSSSCSFQTIITFSLSLSLSLALPELRSLHLLYFFSSYYRKRNMVRKRDRFWEYAEDLKGRFKCKFCERDFAGGASRIKCHLAGVKGHDIDICTKVFKEVQEKAALIVGEPNKKLKGASTSNRDKGREINSTSISKDVTLSRVFEKSNEEYSTEIDLSVAVEGLLAKVRSLVIDHIGSGLGDKEKLIELLVSLSKIQVVLQDTEKWQITDEPMRNRLAEFREVVYDADDVLDEFEILKQEVQSQNQIMESVENKMKTIIDRLLELDTIKNGLRVGSMDTIPKISLDREVDSNLNDLEIVGRGYDVSKIVNMLTNASNQCISVLPIVGMAGLGKTTLAKEVYNNELIRKHFDVLAWACVTKNFNRKRILREILQSIDGNDHLSYWYYLRSVDEILSRLQIKLCGNKYLLVLDDVWIDDHEEWSKLRSNLLSFNSMTGNNIIVTTCSDKVANLIGTPQCQHYLEQLSKDECWSIFEKRAFANKKITRTRDLESIGREIAKRSEGFPLAAKVLGGIMCFKYDKSEWLSIQNNKIWDSLDDDTDRFFRILRLSFDNLPTPSLKQCFAYCANFQDYNIRKDDVIQRWMAEGFLESSKGSCMMMEDIGNLYFNILLVTSFFQDARKDEYGNIISCKMHDLVHDFALSILKSKTLILEGASMDDVGNAQCLFIRFVGQTTQRISFIGDGFTKLRSLVSDYADFGSTLSNFKSLRVLKLYGGSIIELPDSIEHLIHLRLLHISHANIKTLPKSVTKLYKLQTLTIKKCFQFVGLPEELSNLINLRHIYIDKVPLRMPKNMGLLTCLQTLPIFVVGQDEGHSIEELGALKNLRGEIDIYNLGFVEDGEEAKSAKLKEKEIFKLGLYNYWDEEGYWDEEEEDYRDKDEKVLEGLQPHRNLKSLTIIGYGGKKFPSWVGLSLHHNLIEIKLGWIKNCEEVPTLGHLPCLRVLEIYGMEKVRCLGSEFYSDESCKNTILFPALRILKLEAMGVLEEWKDAKELTSAGEVLVFPCLEKLTLFDCPKLRYLPDSLNTCTSLQKLEVGWTGLRYLPGVPSYIIRRGIEDLPTGSEYLENWDCLPSSSSSSIQLALQSLKFTGPDTLLGQIQYFTALKILWIGDYYEMVDLPEWLGNISSLQQLYLVNCPYLVHLPTKEAMQRLTQLKKLVICGCPKFEHNERIKISHVPWVEINSPRWPYCKEFRG
- the LOC126701386 gene encoding putative disease resistance protein RGA4 isoform X2, producing MLAKLYIALLLLFSSSSCSFQTIITFSLSLSLSLALPELRSLHLLYFFSSYYRKRNMVRKRDRFWEYAEDLKGRFKCKFCERDFAGGASRIKCHLAGVKGHDIDICTKVFKEVQEKAALIVGEPNKKLKGASTSNRDKGREINSTSISKDVTLSRVFEKSNEEYSTEIDLSVAVEGLLAKVRSLVIDHIGSGLGDKEKLIELLVSLSKIQVVLQDTEKWQITDEPMRNRLAEFREVVYDADDVLDEFEILKQEVQSQNQIMESVENKMKTIIDRLLELDTIKNGLRVGSMDTIPKISLDREVDSNLNDLEIVGRGYDVSKIVNMLTNASNQCISVLPIVGMAGLGKTTLAKEVYNNELIRKHFDVLAWACVTKNFNRKRILREILQSIDGNDHLSYWYYLRSVDEILSRLQIKLCGNKYLLVLDDVWIDDHEEWSKLRSNLLSFNSMTGNNIIVTTCSDKVANLIGTPQCQHYLEQLSKDECWSIFEKRAFANKKITRTRDLESIGREIAKRSEGFPLAAKVLGGIMCFKYDKSEWLSIQNNKIWDSLDDDTDRFFRILRLSFDNLPTPSLKQCFAYCANFQDYNIRKDDVIQRWMAEGFLESSKGSCMMMEDIGNLYFNILLVTSFFQDARKDEYGNIISCKMHDLVHDFALSILKSKTLILEGASMDDVGNAQCLFIRFVGQTTQRISFIGDGFTKLRSLVSDYADFGSTLSNFKSLRVLKLYGGSIIELPDSIEHLIHLRLLHISHANIKTLPKSVTKLYKLQTLTIKKCFQFVGLPEELSNLINLRHIYIDKVPLRMPKNMGLLTCLQTLPIFVVGQDEGHSIEELGALKNLRGEIDIYNLGFVEDGEEAKSAKLKEKEIFKLGLYNYWDEEGYWDEEEEDYRDKDEKVLEGLQPHRNLKSLTIEGYGGKKFPSWVGLSLHHNLIEIKLGCFKNCEEVPTLGHLPCLRVLEISEMKKVRCLGSEFYSDESCKNTILFPALRILKLEAMGVLEEWKDAKELTSAGEVLVFPCLEKLTLFDCPKLRYLPDSLNTCTSLQKLEVGWTGLRYLPGVPSYIIRRGIEDLPTGSEYLENWDCLPSSSSSSIQLALQSLKFTGPDTLLGQIQYFTALKILWIGDYYEMVDLPEWLGNISSLQQLYLVNCPYLVHLPTKEAMQRLTQLKKLVICGCPKFEHNERIKISHVPWVEINSPRWPYCKEFRG
- the LOC126701386 gene encoding putative disease resistance protein RGA3 isoform X6, with protein sequence MLAKLYIALLLLFSSSSCSFQTIITFSLSLSLSLALPELRSLHLLYFFSSYYRKRNMVRKRDRFWEYAEDLKGRFKCKFCERDFAGGASRIKCHLAGVKGHDIDICTKVFKEVQEKAALIVGEPNKKLKGASTSNRDKGREINSTSISKDVTLSRVFEKSNEEYSTEIDLSVAVEGLLAKVRSLVIDHIGSGLGDKEKLIELLVSLSKIQVVLQDTEKWQITDEPMRNRLAEFREVVYDADDVLDEFEILKQEVQSQNQIMESVENKMKTIIDRLLELDTIKNGLRVGSMDTIPKISLDREVDSNLNDLEIVGRGYDVSKIVNMLTNASNQCISVLPIVGMAGLGKTTLAKEVYNNELIRKHFDVLAWACVTKNFNRKRILREILQSIDGNDHLSYWYYLRSVDEILSRLQIKLCGNKYLLVLDDVWIDDHEEWSKLRSNLLSFNSMTGNNIIVTTCSDKVANLIGTPQCQHYLEQLSKDECWSIFEKRAFANKKITRTRDLESIGREIAKRSEGFPLAAKVLGGIMCFKYDKSEWLSIQNNKIWDSLDDDTDRFFRILRLSFDNLPTPSLKQCFAYCANFQDYNIRKDDVIQRWMAEGFLESSKGSCMMMEDIGNLYFNILLVTSFFQDARKDEYGNIISCKMHDLVHDFALSILKSKTLILEGASMDDVGNAQCLFIRFVGQTTQRISFIGDGFTKLRSLVSDYADFGSTLSNFKSLRVLKLYGGSIIELPDSIEHLIHLRLLHISHANIKTLPKSVTKLYKLQTLTIKKCFQFVGLPEELSNLINLRHIYIDKVPLRMPKNMGLLTCLQTLPIFVVGQDEGHSIEELGALKNLRGEIDIYNLGFVEDEEEAKSAKLKEKDIFKLRLYWDEEEDYRDKYEKVLEGLQPHRNLKSLTIEGYGGKKFPSWVGLSLHHNLIEIKLGCFKNCEEVPTLGHLPCLRVLEISEMKKVRCLGSEFYSDESCKNTILFPALRILKLEAMGVLEEWKDAKELTSAGEVLVFPCLEKLTLFDCPKLRYLPDSLNTCTSLQKLEVGWTGLRYLPGVPSYIIRRGIEDLPTGSEYLENWDCLPSSSSSSIQLALQSLKFTGPDTLLGQIQYFTALKILWIGDYYEMVDLPEWLGNISSLQQLYLVNCPYLVHLPTKEAMQRLTQLKKLVICGCPKFEHNERIKISHVPWVEINSPRWPYCKEFRG